The following coding sequences lie in one Phycicoccus duodecadis genomic window:
- a CDS encoding acyl-CoA thioesterase, producing MTAETPASLVELLGILDLEELGSAQVSVGPHGQRTDTGVELPETFAEDITLFRGRSQKQPHGRVFGGQVLAQCVVASGRTVESLPGERRRLHSLHAYFMRPGDDTQPITFSVERMRDGRSFSTRRVHAVQHGKPILSMSASFQLPDGGLDHQDPMPDVPAPESVPSLRDSLEGVDDPRARHLADRAIEMRHVEGNLYTGDGPQVAAQNVWMRAVGTLPDDPLLHEAVLAYASDYSLLEPVMRRHGLPWTQPGLKMASLDHAMWYHRPARADEWVLYAEQSPSAQGGRGLGIGRMFTADGTLVATVAQEGMVRVPG from the coding sequence GTGACCGCCGAAACGCCCGCCTCCCTGGTCGAACTGCTCGGCATCCTCGACCTCGAGGAGCTGGGGTCGGCGCAGGTCAGCGTCGGCCCCCACGGCCAGCGCACCGACACCGGGGTCGAGCTGCCCGAGACCTTCGCCGAGGACATCACCCTCTTCCGAGGGCGCAGCCAGAAGCAGCCGCACGGCCGGGTGTTCGGCGGCCAGGTGCTGGCGCAGTGCGTCGTCGCGTCGGGCCGCACCGTCGAGTCGCTGCCGGGCGAGCGCCGCCGCCTGCACTCGCTGCACGCGTACTTCATGCGCCCGGGCGACGACACCCAGCCCATCACCTTCAGCGTCGAGCGGATGCGCGACGGCCGGTCGTTCTCGACCCGGCGGGTGCACGCGGTGCAGCACGGCAAGCCCATCCTGTCGATGAGCGCGTCCTTCCAGCTGCCCGACGGCGGGCTCGACCACCAGGACCCCATGCCCGACGTCCCGGCCCCCGAGTCCGTTCCCTCGCTGCGCGACTCGCTCGAGGGCGTCGACGACCCGCGCGCCCGCCACCTGGCCGACCGGGCCATCGAGATGCGCCACGTCGAGGGCAACCTCTACACCGGCGACGGCCCGCAGGTGGCGGCCCAGAACGTGTGGATGCGGGCGGTCGGCACCCTGCCCGACGACCCGCTGCTGCACGAGGCCGTCCTGGCCTACGCCTCCGACTACAGCCTGCTCGAGCCGGTCATGCGCCGCCACGGGCTCCCCTGGACCCAGCCGGGGCTGAAGATGGCCAGCCTCGACCACGCCATGTGGTACCACCGGCCGGCCCGCGCCGACGAGTGGGTGCTCTACGCCGAGCAGTCGCCGTCGGCCCAGGGTGGCCGCGGCCTGGGCATCGGCCGGATGTTCACCGCCGACGGCACGCTGGTGGCGACCGTGGCGCAGGAGGGCATGGTCCGCGTCCCGGGCTGA
- a CDS encoding YczE/YyaS/YitT family protein, producing MTPLQLVRNGVRRRVDLVPMTPLEQLRAGRLVRRVAQLLVGLSLFGVTMACMLRAGLGLEPWGVFTYGLTVHLPLSYGQMVVASSFVVLLLWIPLRQWPGLGTVLNAVVVGLATDVMLGVLPPVDGLGARIPLMVVGIVGNGFAGALYIGSQLGPGPRDGLMTGLSRRTGRSIRLVRTAIEVTVVVFGWLLGGVLGIGTVLYALVIGPVIQLFLPLLTVRVDPPVRAQAGSLAPGESRESGSERHDQTAAASAPRSSTSEAPRAHRSAGPGAPECEATTW from the coding sequence GTGACCCCGCTCCAGCTCGTCCGCAACGGCGTCCGCCGCCGCGTCGACCTCGTCCCGATGACCCCTCTCGAGCAGCTCCGCGCCGGCCGCCTGGTGCGCCGGGTGGCGCAGCTGCTGGTGGGGCTGAGCCTGTTCGGCGTGACGATGGCGTGCATGCTGCGGGCCGGGCTCGGCCTCGAGCCGTGGGGGGTCTTCACCTACGGCCTGACCGTGCACCTGCCACTGTCGTACGGCCAGATGGTCGTCGCGAGCAGCTTCGTGGTGCTGCTGCTGTGGATCCCGCTGCGCCAGTGGCCCGGCCTCGGCACCGTCCTCAACGCCGTGGTCGTGGGGCTCGCCACCGACGTGATGCTCGGCGTGCTGCCGCCGGTCGACGGTCTCGGGGCGCGCATCCCGCTGATGGTCGTCGGGATCGTCGGCAACGGGTTCGCCGGCGCCCTGTACATCGGGAGCCAGCTGGGCCCGGGGCCTCGCGACGGGCTGATGACCGGCCTGTCGCGCCGGACCGGGCGCTCGATCCGGCTCGTGCGGACTGCCATCGAGGTCACGGTCGTCGTGTTCGGCTGGCTCCTGGGCGGCGTCCTGGGCATCGGGACCGTGCTGTACGCGCTGGTCATCGGCCCGGTCATCCAGCTGTTCCTGCCGCTGCTCACGGTGCGGGTCGACCCGCCCGTGCGGGCTCAGGCCGGGTCGCTCGCTCCGGGCGAGAGCCGGGAGTCGGGCTCGGAGCGCCACGACCAGACCGCGGCCGCGAGCGCGCCGAGGAGCAGCACCAGCGAGGCGCCGAGGGCCCATCGCAGTGCCGGCCCCGGCGCGCCGGAGTGCGAGGCCACGACCTGGTAG
- a CDS encoding FtsX-like permease family protein, whose product MWTLLARRARAHPAAVVAVAVSVLTSLLVVATLQLLAGGIADAAVRGEVDGPVVERSVALSAGLRPGELAPADRRVRAVVATGGDGLLTRAATATARGIAGRAATDRAQLLDLDDLPRQARLVAGAWPRTPAAPGGVVEVALPENAAAPLGAAVGDVLALTDLTAPDAAPLRVRVTGVFRPTQVAAGRWVDEPLGGAGVRRTDFTTYGPFVTGPGAFDTGLVPASTVTWRWVPDLRGLDASSGEATRARVARVVDGLQRLGGVGGAAPATGEPLRDGDVTTGLPARLAAAELSRARVTVALLAPTVLLALLGTASLVVAASLLATLRDRETRLLRMRGASTRRLAVLALADAAVVVGVGSVLALLLAPPLARLVASRAGVDLPGTAADGIRSLLVVVALMALAGVLVVVGTTLRVGRGGGAPRAGGAVRLLRVLGSSGLDVALVALSVLGVVQLRRYDGAGSDAGGTDPLSVAAPALVVAGSAVLCLRLLPVLSRQVARVTGRGRGLDLAWGGWQLSRRLASQSGTVLLVLLAVTMGSLALSRSATADRALLDQSSYETGGPVRVVTGALGDATVAATGATLVRAAGAQGRVAPVARTTTGIGPVDGVTVLAADAAALAAVADPRPDTLGGRSWAALTRGLVADRAAPTGVGLPTPARSLVLTLRVEAQPGVVLDPRFTLDASVLLREGSGLEMVLPLGAVGVTARELAVDLPAARGGPSTLLAVLSTVPTGLAGAGDGSSSATPLRLALDRARTDAGPLTGLGVLRDRSRGADVLLAGDAAAVEAVPAVVTAGVADAAGVAVGGRLEVEVSGRPVPLVVSAVVGSLPTAADPTRAVLLDLLTVLATGEGGTADRRPSLRVVEPTEWWVAPGGALDVDALRSALPGGSTVTTTAAVLAERTADPVNAGMRAAMLLVTGAALLLAAVGLGATTAALGRERRRENAVLLALGASPRRIRAVLEAERVAVVVLTVAVGSVLGVLAAVAVVPVLVGGDGHRQVPSVLVNVPGCRLLLFAVVVTGALGAVGVLVLRRVAADVAAELRRGEAS is encoded by the coding sequence GTGTGGACGCTCCTGGCGCGGCGCGCGCGGGCCCATCCGGCCGCCGTGGTGGCCGTGGCGGTATCGGTCCTCACCTCCCTCCTGGTCGTCGCCACCCTGCAGCTGCTGGCCGGCGGCATCGCCGACGCCGCGGTGCGGGGAGAGGTCGACGGGCCGGTGGTGGAGCGCTCGGTGGCGCTGAGCGCCGGGCTGCGGCCGGGTGAGCTGGCGCCGGCCGACCGTCGGGTCCGCGCCGTGGTGGCGACCGGCGGGGACGGCCTCCTGACCCGTGCCGCCACGGCCACGGCACGGGGGATCGCCGGCCGGGCCGCCACCGACCGCGCCCAGCTGCTGGACCTCGACGACCTCCCGCGCCAGGCCCGGCTGGTGGCCGGCGCGTGGCCCCGCACGCCCGCGGCCCCGGGCGGGGTGGTCGAGGTGGCCCTGCCCGAGAACGCGGCCGCCCCGCTCGGCGCGGCCGTCGGCGACGTCCTCGCCTTGACCGACCTCACCGCCCCGGACGCCGCGCCCCTGCGGGTGCGGGTGACCGGCGTCTTCCGCCCCACCCAGGTCGCCGCCGGCCGCTGGGTCGACGAGCCCCTGGGCGGGGCCGGGGTGCGGCGCACCGACTTCACCACCTACGGGCCGTTCGTCACGGGCCCGGGGGCGTTCGACACCGGCCTCGTCCCGGCGTCGACGGTGACCTGGCGCTGGGTGCCCGACCTGCGGGGGCTCGACGCGTCGTCCGGCGAGGCCACCCGCGCCCGGGTGGCGCGGGTCGTCGACGGGCTGCAGCGCCTCGGCGGCGTCGGCGGTGCGGCCCCCGCCACCGGGGAGCCGCTGCGCGACGGTGACGTGACCACCGGGCTCCCCGCCCGCCTGGCCGCGGCCGAGCTGAGCCGGGCACGGGTCACCGTGGCCCTGCTGGCCCCGACCGTGCTGCTGGCCCTGCTCGGGACGGCGTCGCTGGTGGTGGCCGCCTCGCTGCTGGCCACCCTGCGCGACCGCGAGACGCGGCTGCTGCGGATGCGCGGTGCCTCCACGCGTCGGCTGGCGGTGCTCGCGCTCGCCGACGCCGCCGTGGTGGTGGGGGTCGGCTCGGTCCTGGCGCTGCTCCTGGCGCCGCCGCTGGCCCGCCTCGTGGCGTCCCGGGCGGGGGTCGACCTGCCGGGCACGGCGGCCGACGGCATCCGGTCCCTGCTGGTCGTCGTCGCGCTCATGGCCCTGGCGGGGGTGCTGGTGGTCGTCGGGACCACCCTGCGGGTCGGCCGCGGTGGTGGCGCGCCCCGGGCGGGCGGGGCGGTCCGCCTCCTGCGGGTCCTCGGGTCGTCCGGCCTCGACGTCGCCCTGGTCGCTCTCAGCGTGCTGGGGGTGGTCCAGCTGCGCCGGTACGACGGCGCGGGCTCCGACGCGGGGGGGACGGACCCCCTCAGCGTCGCCGCGCCGGCCCTGGTCGTGGCGGGCTCGGCGGTCCTCTGCCTGCGGCTGCTGCCGGTGCTGTCGCGCCAGGTGGCCCGGGTGACCGGCCGGGGGCGCGGGCTCGACCTCGCGTGGGGCGGCTGGCAGCTGTCGCGGCGGCTCGCGAGCCAGTCGGGCACCGTCCTGCTGGTCCTGCTCGCCGTGACCATGGGCTCCCTCGCCCTGTCGCGCTCCGCGACGGCCGACCGGGCCCTGCTCGACCAGTCGTCGTACGAGACCGGGGGGCCGGTCCGCGTGGTCACGGGCGCGTTGGGGGATGCGACGGTGGCCGCCACCGGCGCGACCCTGGTGCGCGCGGCCGGGGCGCAGGGCCGGGTGGCGCCGGTGGCGCGGACCACGACCGGCATCGGCCCGGTCGACGGCGTCACCGTCCTGGCGGCCGACGCCGCGGCCCTCGCCGCAGTGGCCGACCCGCGGCCCGACACCCTGGGCGGCCGGTCGTGGGCGGCGCTCACCCGCGGTCTGGTCGCCGACCGGGCGGCCCCCACCGGGGTCGGGCTGCCGACCCCGGCCCGCTCGCTGGTGCTGACACTGCGGGTCGAGGCGCAGCCCGGCGTGGTCCTCGACCCTCGCTTCACCCTCGACGCCTCGGTGCTGCTGCGGGAGGGCTCGGGCCTCGAGATGGTCCTGCCGCTCGGTGCGGTCGGGGTCACCGCCCGCGAGCTGGCGGTCGACCTGCCCGCCGCCCGGGGTGGCCCGAGCACGTTGCTCGCGGTCCTCTCCACCGTGCCCACGGGGCTGGCCGGGGCGGGCGACGGCTCGTCATCGGCGACCCCGCTGCGCCTCGCGCTCGACCGGGCCCGCACCGACGCCGGCCCGCTGACCGGTCTCGGCGTGCTGCGCGACCGCTCCCGCGGTGCGGACGTCCTGCTGGCCGGCGACGCGGCCGCCGTTGAGGCGGTCCCCGCGGTCGTCACCGCCGGGGTCGCCGACGCGGCCGGGGTGGCCGTCGGTGGCCGCCTCGAGGTGGAGGTGTCCGGGCGGCCGGTGCCGCTCGTGGTCAGCGCCGTGGTGGGCTCGCTCCCCACCGCCGCCGACCCCACGCGGGCGGTCCTGCTCGACCTCCTTACGGTCCTCGCGACCGGCGAGGGCGGCACGGCCGACCGGCGCCCGTCGCTGCGGGTCGTCGAGCCCACCGAATGGTGGGTCGCACCCGGGGGCGCCCTGGACGTCGACGCCCTGCGGTCGGCCCTGCCCGGGGGCAGCACGGTGACCACCACGGCCGCCGTGCTCGCCGAGCGCACCGCCGACCCGGTGAACGCGGGGATGCGGGCCGCCATGCTGCTGGTCACGGGGGCGGCGCTACTGCTGGCGGCCGTGGGGCTGGGCGCCACCACGGCCGCGCTCGGCCGTGAGCGACGCCGGGAGAACGCCGTGCTGCTGGCCCTGGGCGCCTCACCGCGCCGTATCCGGGCCGTGCTCGAGGCCGAGCGGGTCGCGGTGGTCGTGCTGACCGTCGCCGTCGGGTCGGTGCTGGGGGTGCTGGCGGCGGTGGCCGTCGTGCCGGTGCTGGTGGGCGGCGACGGCCACCGGCAGGTGCCGTCGGTGCTGGTGAACGTGCCCGGGTGCCGCCTGCTGCTCTTCGCGGTGGTGGTCACGGGCGCCCTCGGTGCCGTCGGGGTCCTGGTGCTGCGCCGGGTCGCGGCCGACGTCGCCGCCGAGCTGCGGCGGGGGGAGGCGTCGTGA
- a CDS encoding RecQ family ATP-dependent DNA helicase: MTTPTDAAAVPLAAAPSPELADRARVALRRLVGRDDADFRDGQLEAVAALVEQRSRVLVVQRTGWGKSAVYFVATALRRAEGAGPTVIISPLLALMRDQIAAAGRAGIRAVTMNSANAQDWDEVRTALADDSVDVLLVSPERLNNPRFRDEQLPDLARRCGLLVVDEAHCVSDWGHDFRPDYRRIKDLLEGLPADVPVLATTATANARVVHDVEEQLGVGGRPVLTVRGGLARDSLRLGVLRSMSPEQRLGWLLTHLGDLPGSGIVYALTVSAAEDVAASLREAGHIVASYTGRTDPADRERLEEALRHNEVKALVATSALGMGFDKPDLGFVVHLGAPSSPVAYYQQVGRAGRATDRADVLLLPGPEDKDIWRYFASVSMPREDQAAAVLTALATAGRALSTAALETAVDVRRTRLELLLKVLDVDGAVQRVSGGWVSTGVPWQYDAERYERVAAARRDEQQLMVDYEATAACRMAFLQECLDDDTAVPCGRCDGCAGPWYPTDIPDTVVGAARERLTRVGVEVDARAQWPTGMDRIGVPVKGRIPADEAVLGGRALARLSDLGWGQRLRDVLREDAPASPELVRACVPVLAEWGWAQRPVGVVAMPSRSHPQLVGSLAAGLAEIGRLRLLGTLDLAHGGPTGEMGGNSAFRLAGVWERLVVGPELAAALAGSPGPVLLVDDVVSSRWSLTVAGRALRRAGAPAVLPFALAVDG, from the coding sequence ATGACGACACCGACCGACGCCGCCGCCGTCCCCCTCGCCGCCGCCCCCTCCCCGGAGCTCGCCGACCGCGCCCGGGTGGCGCTGCGCCGGCTCGTGGGCCGCGACGACGCCGACTTCCGCGACGGTCAGCTCGAGGCCGTGGCGGCCCTGGTCGAGCAGCGCTCGCGGGTGCTCGTCGTGCAGCGCACCGGGTGGGGCAAGTCGGCGGTGTACTTCGTGGCCACCGCGCTGCGGCGGGCCGAGGGCGCGGGCCCCACGGTCATCATCAGCCCGCTGCTGGCGCTGATGCGCGACCAGATCGCCGCCGCGGGGCGGGCCGGCATCCGGGCGGTCACCATGAACTCCGCCAACGCCCAGGACTGGGACGAGGTCCGCACCGCCCTGGCCGACGACAGCGTCGACGTCCTGCTGGTCAGCCCCGAGCGCCTCAACAACCCGCGCTTCCGCGACGAGCAGCTGCCCGACCTGGCCCGCCGCTGCGGGCTGCTGGTGGTCGACGAGGCGCACTGCGTCAGCGACTGGGGCCACGACTTCCGGCCCGACTACCGCCGCATCAAGGACCTGCTCGAGGGGCTGCCGGCGGACGTGCCGGTGCTGGCCACCACCGCCACCGCCAACGCGCGGGTGGTCCACGACGTCGAGGAGCAGCTCGGGGTCGGCGGCCGGCCGGTGCTCACGGTGCGCGGCGGCCTCGCCCGCGACTCGCTGCGCCTGGGGGTGCTGCGGTCGATGTCGCCCGAACAGCGGCTGGGCTGGCTGCTCACCCACCTCGGCGACCTGCCCGGCTCGGGCATCGTCTACGCCCTCACGGTCTCGGCCGCCGAGGACGTCGCGGCAAGCCTGCGCGAGGCCGGGCACATCGTCGCCTCCTACACCGGCCGCACCGACCCCGCCGACCGCGAACGGCTCGAGGAAGCGTTGCGGCACAACGAGGTCAAGGCCCTGGTCGCCACCTCGGCCCTGGGGATGGGGTTCGACAAGCCCGACCTCGGGTTCGTCGTGCACCTCGGCGCCCCCAGCAGCCCGGTCGCCTACTACCAGCAGGTGGGCCGTGCCGGCCGCGCCACCGACCGCGCCGACGTGCTGCTCCTGCCCGGCCCCGAGGACAAGGACATCTGGCGCTACTTCGCCAGCGTCTCGATGCCGCGCGAGGACCAGGCGGCCGCCGTCCTCACCGCCCTGGCCACCGCGGGCCGGGCCCTGTCGACCGCCGCCCTCGAGACGGCCGTCGACGTGCGGCGCACCCGCCTCGAGCTGCTCCTGAAGGTGCTCGACGTCGACGGGGCGGTGCAGCGCGTCTCGGGCGGATGGGTCAGCACCGGCGTCCCGTGGCAGTACGACGCCGAGCGCTACGAGCGGGTCGCCGCCGCCCGGCGCGACGAGCAGCAGCTGATGGTCGACTACGAGGCCACCGCCGCCTGCCGGATGGCCTTCCTCCAGGAGTGCCTCGACGACGACACCGCCGTGCCGTGCGGCCGCTGCGACGGGTGCGCCGGCCCCTGGTACCCCACGGACATCCCGGACACCGTGGTCGGCGCCGCCCGCGAGCGGCTCACCCGCGTCGGGGTCGAGGTCGACGCCCGCGCGCAGTGGCCCACCGGGATGGACCGGATCGGGGTGCCGGTCAAGGGGAGGATCCCGGCCGACGAGGCCGTCCTGGGCGGCCGCGCCCTGGCCCGGCTCTCCGACCTCGGCTGGGGCCAGCGGCTGCGCGACGTGCTGCGCGAGGACGCTCCCGCCTCCCCCGAGCTGGTCCGGGCCTGCGTGCCCGTGCTGGCCGAGTGGGGCTGGGCGCAGCGACCGGTGGGCGTCGTCGCGATGCCGTCGCGCAGCCACCCGCAGCTGGTCGGCTCGCTGGCCGCCGGGCTGGCCGAGATCGGGCGGCTGCGGCTCCTCGGCACCCTCGACCTCGCGCACGGCGGGCCCACCGGCGAGATGGGCGGCAACAGCGCCTTCCGGCTGGCCGGGGTCTGGGAGCGCCTGGTCGTCGGCCCCGAGCTGGCCGCGGCCCTGGCCGGCTCCCCCGGCCCGGTGCTGCTGGTCGACGACGTCGTCTCCTCCCGCTGGAGCCTCACCGTCGCCGGGCGGGCCCTGCGGCGGGCGGGAGCACCGGCGGTCCTGCCCTTCGCGCTGGCCGTCGACGGCTGA
- a CDS encoding ABC transporter ATP-binding protein: MSDMLVVQDVSRGFGTGEARVEALRGVSLTAAAGELLAVRGRSGSGKTTLLNVVGGLDRPDAGRVVLDGADVTAMDDDGLLALRRGTVSYVFQSFGLVPILTARENVGVPLRLLEVDPAEREERVAEALEHVGLSGHVNQRPGELSGGQQQRVAIARALVARPRVLLADEPTGQLDSETGREIMTLIARLASEQRMTTLVTTHDPALLSIADRVLEMADGHLAPAAG, encoded by the coding sequence ATGAGCGACATGCTGGTGGTGCAGGACGTCAGCCGCGGCTTCGGCACCGGCGAGGCCCGGGTCGAGGCCCTGCGCGGGGTGTCGCTGACGGCCGCGGCCGGTGAGCTGCTGGCCGTGCGCGGCCGGTCGGGCTCGGGCAAGACCACGCTGCTCAACGTCGTCGGCGGCCTCGACCGCCCCGATGCCGGGCGCGTGGTGCTCGACGGCGCCGACGTCACGGCGATGGACGACGACGGCCTGCTCGCGCTGCGCCGCGGCACGGTGTCGTACGTCTTCCAGAGCTTCGGGCTGGTCCCCATCCTCACCGCGCGCGAGAACGTCGGGGTCCCGCTGCGCCTGCTCGAGGTCGACCCGGCCGAGCGCGAGGAGCGGGTGGCCGAGGCGCTCGAGCACGTGGGGCTCTCGGGGCACGTGAACCAGCGGCCGGGCGAGCTCTCGGGCGGTCAGCAGCAGCGCGTCGCCATCGCCCGGGCGCTCGTCGCCCGCCCACGGGTGCTCCTCGCGGACGAGCCGACCGGCCAGCTTGACTCCGAGACCGGGCGCGAGATCATGACCCTCATCGCACGGCTGGCGAGCGAGCAGCGGATGACGACGCTCGTCACCACGCACGACCCCGCGCTGCTGTCGATCGCCGACCGGGTGCTCGAGATGGCCGACGGCCACCTGGCTCCGGCCGCCGGCTGA
- a CDS encoding PLP-dependent aminotransferase family protein, whose protein sequence is MTDPTPVVGAARTARLVGDLGSARPAYRALADALRVAVADGRIALGSRLPSERELTGALGVSRTTVSRAYEVLRDGGYLVSRRGSGSLVTLPEGSRRRGSSSLFPADPRDDVIDLTCAATRAPVGVVEAYERAVGLLPRYLTGAGYLVFGVPELREAIADRYTERGLPTTPDDVIVTSGAVAGINIVTSSLVHPGDRVVVENPGYPNTLDVLRRAGARLAPLPMDPDGWDVQGAVATVRAARARAAVLVPDFQNPTGALMADDDRARLAAALRAAGTTTLVDETIVEVDLEGGPMPLPFAAHLPGAVTVGSASKSHWGGLRTGWLRAPRGGTAHLVESRAASDLGAPVLEQLVLLELMRAAPGITDERRLDLRASRSALLEALSQHLPDVRTTPARGGLSLWCELPPDLPSSRLAVAAEDEGLLVAAGPRFAVDGGLERWLRLPHVLPGEAMAEAVRRLAVAAGAVRADRGRGRARPARPSSHGLVA, encoded by the coding sequence ATGACCGACCCCACGCCCGTCGTCGGCGCCGCCCGTACCGCCCGGCTCGTGGGCGACCTCGGCAGCGCCCGCCCGGCCTACCGCGCCCTGGCCGACGCGCTGCGGGTCGCCGTCGCCGACGGCCGGATCGCTCTGGGCAGCCGCCTCCCGAGCGAGCGCGAGCTGACCGGCGCCCTGGGGGTCAGCCGCACCACCGTGAGCCGGGCCTACGAGGTGCTGCGCGACGGGGGCTACCTGGTCTCGCGACGCGGCTCGGGCTCGCTCGTGACCCTGCCCGAGGGCTCGCGCCGCCGCGGCTCCTCGAGCCTCTTCCCGGCCGACCCGCGCGACGACGTCATCGACCTCACCTGTGCCGCCACCCGCGCCCCGGTCGGGGTCGTCGAGGCCTACGAGCGAGCGGTCGGCCTCCTCCCCCGCTACCTCACGGGCGCGGGCTACCTCGTGTTCGGCGTGCCCGAGCTGCGCGAGGCCATCGCCGACCGGTACACGGAGCGGGGGCTGCCGACCACGCCCGACGACGTCATCGTGACCTCCGGCGCGGTGGCCGGCATCAACATCGTCACGAGCTCGCTGGTGCACCCTGGCGACCGCGTGGTCGTCGAGAACCCGGGCTACCCCAACACCCTCGACGTCCTGCGCCGGGCCGGGGCGCGGCTCGCTCCGCTGCCGATGGACCCCGACGGCTGGGACGTGCAGGGCGCCGTGGCCACCGTCCGCGCGGCCCGCGCCCGCGCCGCGGTGCTGGTCCCCGACTTCCAGAACCCCACCGGCGCACTGATGGCCGACGACGACCGGGCCCGGCTGGCCGCCGCACTGCGGGCCGCCGGCACCACCACGCTGGTCGACGAGACCATCGTCGAGGTCGACCTCGAGGGCGGCCCGATGCCGCTGCCCTTCGCCGCACACCTCCCCGGGGCCGTCACGGTCGGCAGCGCCTCGAAGTCGCACTGGGGTGGCCTGCGCACCGGATGGCTGCGGGCGCCTCGCGGCGGCACCGCCCACCTCGTCGAGTCCCGCGCGGCCAGCGACCTCGGCGCCCCGGTGCTCGAGCAGCTGGTGCTCCTCGAGCTCATGCGCGCCGCCCCCGGCATCACCGACGAGCGGCGGCTCGACCTGCGCGCGTCACGCAGTGCCCTGCTCGAGGCCCTGTCCCAGCACCTGCCGGACGTGCGCACCACCCCCGCCCGGGGCGGCCTCTCGCTCTGGTGCGAGCTGCCGCCCGACCTGCCGTCGAGCCGGCTGGCCGTCGCGGCCGAGGACGAGGGGCTGCTGGTCGCGGCCGGCCCCCGGTTCGCGGTCGACGGCGGGCTCGAGCGCTGGCTCCGTCTCCCCCACGTCCTCCCCGGTGAGGCGATGGCCGAGGCCGTACGGCGGCTGGCCGTGGCGGCCGGGGCCGTGCGTGCCGACCGGGGCCGCGGTCGCGCGCGGCCGGCCCGTCCGAGCAGCCACGGGCTCGTCGCCTGA
- a CDS encoding ABC transporter ATP-binding protein has protein sequence MSTATSATSATRSRRGDGPYILCDNLVRIFSAEGVEVVALQGLDLTVEKGELVALVGASGSGKSTLLAILSGLDTPSAGVVRVAGRDLLTLSARDRLHYRRRTVGFLHQQAAANLLPYLSAQENVELPMSLARVPRSERATRAAETLEVLGVADCAARRAHEMSGGQQQRVALGVALANRPGVLLADEPTGELDSRSSDEVFAAIRRANDTFGTTVLVVTHDAQVSEQVARTVGIRDGRTSSEVRRRTAVDEHGNEGLVAEEFAVLDRAGRLQLPRQFTAALELRDRVRLDLETDHIGVWPAGRREEDQG, from the coding sequence ATGAGCACCGCCACCTCCGCCACCTCCGCCACCCGCAGCCGCCGCGGCGACGGGCCGTACATCCTGTGCGACAACCTGGTCCGCATCTTCAGCGCCGAGGGCGTCGAGGTCGTCGCCCTCCAGGGGCTCGACCTCACCGTCGAGAAGGGCGAGCTCGTGGCGCTCGTCGGCGCCTCGGGCTCGGGCAAGTCGACCCTGCTCGCCATCCTCTCCGGGCTCGACACCCCCAGTGCCGGCGTCGTGCGGGTGGCGGGCCGCGACCTGCTCACGCTGTCGGCCCGCGACCGCCTGCACTACCGGCGGCGCACCGTGGGGTTCCTCCACCAGCAGGCCGCCGCCAACCTGCTGCCCTACCTGAGCGCCCAGGAGAACGTCGAGCTGCCGATGTCGCTGGCCCGGGTGCCGCGCTCCGAGCGGGCCACCCGGGCCGCCGAGACCCTCGAGGTGCTCGGGGTCGCCGACTGCGCCGCGCGGCGGGCGCACGAGATGTCGGGCGGTCAGCAGCAGCGGGTGGCGCTGGGGGTGGCGCTGGCGAACCGCCCCGGGGTGCTGCTCGCCGACGAGCCCACCGGCGAGCTCGACAGCCGCAGCAGCGACGAGGTGTTCGCCGCCATCCGCCGGGCCAACGACACCTTCGGCACGACGGTCCTGGTCGTCACCCACGACGCCCAGGTCAGCGAGCAGGTGGCTCGCACGGTCGGCATCCGCGACGGCCGCACATCGTCGGAGGTACGCCGGCGCACGGCCGTCGACGAGCACGGCAACGAGGGGCTCGTGGCCGAGGAGTTCGCCGTGCTCGACCGGGCCGGCCGCCTCCAGCTGCCCCGGCAGTTCACCGCCGCGCTCGAGCTGCGCGACCGGGTCCGCCTCGACCTCGAGACCGACCACATCGGCGTCTGGCCCGCCGGCCGTCGCGAGGAGGACCAGGGATGA